One region of Anoplopoma fimbria isolate UVic2021 breed Golden Eagle Sablefish chromosome 10, Afim_UVic_2022, whole genome shotgun sequence genomic DNA includes:
- the pef1 gene encoding peflin: protein MSFHYGQGYPGGGQRPPSAPYGGGSGPYGPTPSAPYAGAQHQQGSPYGAYGAPGQGGHYGHGQGSAPAGHYAGYGGQPHGGQPHGGQPHGGHYGHHAPAGNLPPGVNQEAYQWFHTVDTDRSGFINLKELKQALVNSNWSAFNDETCLMMINMFDKTRSGRMDIFGFSALWDFMQRWRALFQQYDRDRSGCISGAELHQALAQMGYNLSPQFSETLVRRFTAPGGRPGIQLDRFIQVCTQLQTMTQVFREKDTTMTGNIRLNYEDFLSGAVTRLM from the exons ATGAGTTTCCACTACGGCCAG GGCTATCCAGGAGGAGGCCAGCGACCACCAAGTGCTCCATACGGGGGAGGCAGTGGTCCTTACGGGCCTACCCCCTCAGCTCCATACGCAGGTGCACAACATCAACAAGGGAGTCCTTATGGTGCTTATGGAGCTCCAGGTCAAGGAGGGCACTACGGGCATGGACAAGGGAGTGCACCCGCCGGGCATTATGCGGGCTACGGGGGACAGCCTCATGGTGGACAGCCTCATGGTGGACAGCCTCATGGCGGACATTATGGACACCATGCTCCTGCAG GTAACCTCCCTCCTGGTGTTAACCAAGAGGCCTACCAGTGGTTCCACACTGTTGACACGGACCGCAGTGGCTTTATCAACCTAAAGGAGCTGAAGCAGGCACTTGTCAACTCCAACTGGTCTGCTTTTAATGACGAGACCTGCCTCATGATGATCA ACATGTTTGACAAGACGCGGTCCGGTCGAATGGACATCTTTGGCTTCTCAGCACTGTGGGACTTCATGCAGCGGTGGAGAGCGCTCTTTCAGCAGTACGACAGGGACCGCTCAGGATGCATCAGTGGGGCGGAGTTACACCAAG CCCTCGCTCAGATGGGCTACAACCTGAGTCCACAGTTCTCCGAGACGTTGGTGCGACGCTTCACCGCGCCAGGCGGACGACCCGGCATCCAGCTGGACCGCTTCATCCAGGTGTGCACCCAGCTCCAGACCATGACGCAGGTCTTCAGGGAGAAAGACACGACCATGACGGGCAACATCCGCCTTAACTACGAGGATTTCCTCTCCGGGGCCGTCACCAGGCTCATGTGA
- the gjb9b gene encoding gap junction protein beta 9b, with translation MNWSALEALLSGVNKYSTVFGRVWLSMVFVFRVMVFVVAAQRVWGDESKDFVCNTAQPGCNNVCYDHIFPISHIRLWALQLIFVTCPSLMVVGHVKYREKKDMRYTNSHKGAHLYANPGKKRGGLWWTYLVSLIFKAGFDAGFLYILYHVYEGYDMPRLSKCSLEPCPNTVDCYISRPTEKKIFTIFMVVSSALCILMCICEMVYLICKRIQKLVMRKNESQRRLFAENHEMTPLAAPRSEFRSKISMRVDPTASIQNLSNIKMEEVPSKKK, from the exons ATGAACTGGTCTGCTTTGGAGGCCCTCCTCAGCGGGGTTAACAAGTACTCCACCGTGTTCGGCCGCGTGTGGCTCTCCATGGTCTTCGTCTTCCGGGTGATGGTGTTCGTGGTGGCGGCCCAGCGGGTGTGGGGCGACGAGAGCAAGGACTTTGTTTGCAACACGGCCCAGCCGGGCTGCAACAACGTGTGCTACGACCACATCTTCCCCATCTCCCACATCCGCCTGTGGGCCCTGCAGCTCATCTTCGTCACCTGCCCGTCGCTAATGGTGGTCGGGCACGTCAAATATCGCGAGAAGAAGGACATGCGGTACACCAACTCTCACAAGGGCGCCCATCTGTATGCCAACCCCGGGAAGAAACGCGGGGGCCTGTGGTGGACGTACCTG GTGAGTCTGATTTTCAAGGCAGGCTTCGATGCTGGCTTCCTCTACATCCTCTACCACGTCTACGAAGGCTACGACATGCCCCGCCTGTCCAAGTGCTCCCTGGAGCCCTGCCCCAACACGGTGGACTGCTACATATCCCGTCCCACTGAGAAGAAGATCTTCACCATCTTCATGGTggtctcctctgctctctgcatcCTAATGTGCATCTGCGAGATGGTCTACCTCATCTGCAAACGCATCCAGAAACTCGTAATGAGGAAGAACGAGTCACAGAGGAGGCTGTTCGCCGAGAATCACGAGATGACACCGCTGGCTGCTCCCAGGTCAGAGTTCAGGTCCAAAATATCGATGAGAGTGGATCCTACGGCCTCTATCCAAAATCTCAGTAACATCAAGATGGAGGAGGTTCCGTCTAAGAAAAAATGA